A genomic segment from Desulfurella amilsii encodes:
- the hemW gene encoding radical SAM family heme chaperone HemW, with translation MNLYVYIHIPYCYKKCPYCSFVSYEKLLNTKQNYLSALKKEIENFFSNNNQCTIQTIYIGGGTPSLLKSDELQSILDSLRKNIVSKDCEVTIEVNPNNANKTYLKLLKEMGITRVSLGTQSFNNKKLQFLNRLHDSKQSFQSVENTLEFFKNVSIDLIYGFEDFSDFQEDLKYAVSLPIKHISAYILSIERSTSFYRQKIALSEENVEKQFLYLVKFLKTHKIYQYEISNFAKKGFESKHNQAYWQNCNYVGLGLSASSYINEVRYKNTDKLDEYINKIFEGKDPIKKREKLGPKRKIKEAFILGLRTINGVNIEQFNNKYNCNIEDFFKSQLSNHYQLKTLKKINGSIKIANPKKLLISNYILSDFI, from the coding sequence ATGAATTTATATGTTTACATACATATACCTTATTGTTATAAAAAATGTCCTTATTGCTCCTTTGTTTCTTATGAAAAATTATTAAATACAAAACAGAACTACTTAAGTGCCCTAAAAAAAGAAATTGAAAATTTTTTTTCTAATAATAATCAATGTACAATTCAAACGATTTATATAGGCGGCGGCACACCATCTCTATTGAAGTCAGATGAATTACAGTCAATTTTAGATAGTTTAAGAAAAAATATAGTCTCAAAGGATTGCGAGGTAACTATCGAGGTTAACCCAAACAATGCAAACAAAACCTACTTAAAGTTGTTAAAAGAAATGGGTATTACAAGAGTAAGCTTAGGTACCCAGTCTTTTAACAATAAAAAACTACAATTTTTAAACAGACTTCATGATTCAAAGCAAAGTTTTCAATCAGTAGAAAATACATTGGAATTTTTTAAAAATGTAAGTATTGATTTAATATATGGCTTTGAAGACTTCAGTGATTTTCAAGAAGACTTAAAATATGCAGTGAGCCTTCCTATAAAACATATCTCGGCATACATTTTATCCATCGAAAGAAGCACTTCATTTTACAGACAAAAAATTGCACTATCAGAAGAAAATGTTGAAAAGCAATTTTTATACTTAGTGAAATTTTTAAAGACTCATAAGATTTATCAATACGAAATATCAAATTTTGCCAAAAAAGGCTTTGAGAGTAAACACAACCAAGCTTACTGGCAAAATTGTAATTATGTAGGACTTGGTTTAAGCGCAAGTTCTTATATTAACGAGGTAAGATACAAAAACACAGACAAGTTAGATGAATATATTAATAAAATCTTTGAAGGAAAAGATCCTATTAAAAAAAGAGAAAAATTGGGACCAAAAAGAAAAATTAAAGAAGCTTTTATTTTAGGCTTGCGTACCATTAACGGTGTAAATATAGAGCAGTTCAATAATAAATACAATTGTAACATAGAAGATTTTTTTAAATCACAACTATCAAATCATTATCAATTAAAAACTCTAAAAAAAATTAATGGTTCAATTAAAATCGCAAACCCAAAAAAACTCCTTATATCAAATTATATACTGTCTGATTTTATTTAA
- a CDS encoding RNA recognition motif domain-containing protein, whose amino-acid sequence MNTNKLYVGNLNYRTTEEKLKEVFSGYGSVVSVKVIEGKGFAFVEMESKDDAQKAKDALDNTDLDGRNVRVDEAKPRESNPRPRSNYSNSRNRF is encoded by the coding sequence GTGAATACGAACAAGTTGTATGTAGGTAATCTAAATTACCGAACAACGGAAGAGAAACTTAAAGAAGTTTTCTCAGGTTATGGCAGTGTGGTATCGGTAAAAGTTATTGAAGGTAAAGGTTTTGCCTTTGTAGAGATGGAATCAAAAGATGATGCTCAAAAGGCTAAAGATGCTCTAGACAACACAGACTTAGACGGCAGAAACGTCAGGGTCGATGAAGCAAAACCTAGGGAGTCAAACCCAAGACCAAGATCTAACTACTCTAACTCAAGAAACAGATTTTAA
- a CDS encoding tetratricopeptide repeat protein, which produces MKRFILAIGVIFLILTSSSYAQELSNLAKSMVYSNQAQNYYDQNQFQQAIDDYTKAIQESPNNYMAYINRGIIFFELNRYDEALKNFKKARTIDPKNAYTYYNSAIVYTKMASTALENDNTYLFYKKAKDELTKAIQNDPNFYKAYINRGLVNYELAFYQDAIDDFTKAIQLKPLDYKAYYNRGIVYYTLANFKVAKSDFTNAIEINPDDANAYFNRGLVYKHENSQKGAASDFYTAGLLYVKENNRKEAYECVDLIKATDEFSTLIYDLKSKIIKDEVYGA; this is translated from the coding sequence ATGAAGAGATTTATTTTAGCTATAGGCGTAATATTTTTAATACTTACAAGTAGCAGCTACGCTCAAGAACTATCCAATCTGGCTAAATCTATGGTATATTCTAACCAAGCTCAAAACTACTATGATCAAAATCAATTTCAGCAAGCTATTGATGATTATACTAAAGCGATACAAGAAAGTCCAAATAACTATATGGCGTATATAAACAGAGGCATAATCTTTTTTGAACTTAATCGGTACGATGAAGCGCTAAAGAATTTTAAAAAAGCTCGAACCATTGACCCAAAAAATGCATATACTTACTACAACAGCGCTATAGTTTATACTAAAATGGCTTCAACTGCTTTGGAAAATGATAATACTTACCTTTTTTATAAAAAAGCAAAAGACGAGTTAACAAAAGCGATACAAAACGACCCTAATTTTTATAAAGCTTATATAAATAGAGGTTTAGTTAACTATGAACTGGCTTTTTACCAAGACGCCATTGATGATTTTACAAAAGCTATACAGTTAAAACCGCTTGATTATAAAGCATATTACAATAGAGGTATTGTGTATTATACATTGGCTAACTTCAAGGTGGCTAAATCTGATTTTACAAATGCAATCGAAATTAACCCAGATGATGCGAATGCTTATTTTAATAGAGGTTTGGTTTACAAACATGAAAATAGCCAAAAAGGCGCTGCTAGTGACTTTTACACAGCAGGATTATTATATGTAAAAGAAAATAATAGAAAAGAAGCGTACGAGTGCGTTGATTTAATTAAAGCTACAGACGAATTTTCTACACTTATATACGATTTAAAATCGAAGATTATAAAAGACGAAGTTTATGGTGCTTGA
- a CDS encoding mechanosensitive ion channel family protein: MINKFLFGDKFLILGLVVASFVVGFIFSNLLSKIYMIIAKKIPLHQEMKQYFYFPAWFLISILLFSAISSIVNFKQPNSDYIIIKIVQILYILFFGIVSIKIISFFEYVLNEKQPKNIADFHKRQLNTQLKIIKNIASAIILVICTALIFLSFSSLKSLGSTILTSAGIIGIIVGFAAQKTLNLLFAGIQIAISQPIKIGDVLIVEGEWGTVEEITLTYVVLRIWDLRRLVIPINYFVDKSFQNWTKTSTQLLGTVFVYADYTIDIEKLRKALNDILNNTPLFDGMASGIQVTDVNDKTIQIRALVSAKNSSDLWDLRCFVREKLIEYIRNEVPQNLPKLRNTVSMEKKI, from the coding sequence ATGATAAACAAGTTTTTATTTGGTGATAAGTTTTTAATTCTAGGTTTAGTTGTTGCATCTTTTGTTGTAGGATTCATTTTTAGTAACTTACTTAGTAAAATATACATGATAATTGCAAAAAAAATCCCCTTGCATCAAGAAATGAAACAATATTTTTATTTTCCAGCGTGGTTTCTTATAAGCATTTTGTTATTTAGCGCAATAAGTTCAATAGTAAATTTTAAACAACCAAATAGTGATTATATTATTATAAAAATCGTTCAAATTCTATACATTTTATTTTTTGGTATAGTATCAATAAAAATAATATCGTTTTTTGAGTATGTTTTAAATGAAAAACAACCTAAAAATATTGCTGATTTTCACAAAAGACAATTAAATACACAATTAAAAATTATCAAAAATATAGCTTCAGCTATTATTTTAGTAATTTGTACCGCATTGATTTTTTTAAGCTTTAGCTCACTAAAAAGCCTTGGCTCAACAATTTTAACGTCAGCTGGAATCATTGGCATAATTGTTGGCTTTGCTGCCCAAAAAACACTCAATCTACTTTTTGCAGGTATTCAAATTGCAATAAGTCAACCTATAAAAATAGGTGATGTGCTTATAGTTGAAGGTGAGTGGGGAACTGTTGAAGAAATCACATTAACATATGTAGTATTGCGAATTTGGGATTTAAGAAGACTTGTTATACCAATTAATTACTTTGTAGACAAATCCTTTCAAAATTGGACTAAGACAAGCACGCAGCTTTTAGGAACAGTGTTTGTTTATGCAGACTATACAATTGATATTGAAAAATTAAGGAAAGCCTTAAATGATATTTTAAACAACACACCGCTTTTTGATGGAATGGCAAGTGGTATTCAAGTTACTGATGTAAATGATAAAACTATACAAATCCGTGCGCTTGTAAGTGCAAAAAATTCTTCTGATTTATGGGATTTAAGATGTTTTGTTAGGGAAAAACTCATAGAATATATAAGAAACGAAGTGCCTCAGAACTTGCCTAAGCTTAGAAATACAGTTTCTATGGAGAAAAAAATATGA